One window of Papaver somniferum cultivar HN1 chromosome 9, ASM357369v1, whole genome shotgun sequence genomic DNA carries:
- the LOC113312889 gene encoding uncharacterized protein LOC113312889, with translation MGEGAVFDLTRVNMSDVAHDSDIACYSHNQVIVPILADVTLQSIAALPFAKKSAFFDLHVDVISAGASNSSRRMEVDIRETNSGSYIDFDFNGVTKRFNRLFICFGACREGYKLYRPMIFCDCTFLTGTFRGGLMEATCLNDNQVSGFYPLAYALVSGETNDNWEWFFKNLKDALDDDRLITFMTGRGEGYCYFHLDKSLPITKFDEKYKEVTDAFRKATYALSPARYEEALQEMVNLGRPWVTDYCRNIPREKWSSAFFKGCRYGQTSSSVAESFNNWINREKKLPACAFVDKIRLHIMELMSERREESVLMNPELLTNVYQALLELHIQIGHPWKIFAITRSGGRILDYVEDYFKVTCYRELYSIAIRPVPNHDKPDEYHVDDTVLPPAVIRAPPGRKKGKRIKSTWENSRKSVKCSNCMCFNQLGRASEGDTDDIAVLSTSYYLKSSPPAINM, from the exons ATCGCTGCATTACCTTTTGCAAAGAAATcggctttctttgatttgcatgTGGATGTAATTTCAGCTGGCGCATCTAATTCttctaggcgtatggaagttgaca TTAGGGAAACAAACTCCGGGTCATATATTGATTTCGACTTCAATGGTGTTACAAagagattcaatagactttttatttgctttggagcttgtagaGAGGGCTATAAACTTTATCGTCCGATGATTTTCTGTGATTGTACATTTCTTACTGGGACTTTTAGAGGAGGTCTCATGGAGGCAACATGTCTTAACGacaatcaag TTTCag GTTTTTATCCTCTCGCATATGCATTAGTTTCTGGTGAAACTAATGACAATTGGGAGTGGTTTTTCAAGAATCTGAAGGATGCTTTGGATGATGATCGCCTAATCACTTTTATGACTGgccgaggtgaagg CTATTGCTACTTCCACTTGGACAAAAGCTTACCTATCACAAAGTTTGACGAAAAGTATAAagaagtgactgatgctttccgaaaggcaACATATGCGCTTTCTCCTGCAAGATACGAGGAAGCTCTTcaagaaatggtaaatttgggaaggccttgggttaCTGACTACTGTCGCAACATTCCAAGGGAAAAGTGGTCCAGTGCGTTCTTCAAGGGCTGTAGGTATGGTCAGACTTCTTCAAGCGTTGCCGAATCATTCAATAATTGGATTAACCGCGAGAAAAAGTTACCCGCGTGTGCGTTCGTTGACAAGATCAG GCTACATATTATGGAGTTGATGTCAGAACGTCGCGAAGAGAGTGTCTTGATGAACCCAGAACTGCTAACCAATGtgtatcaagccttgcttgaactacacattcAAATTGGCCATCCCTGGAAA ATATTCG ctattactagatctggaggaaggatACTTGATTACGTCGAAGATTACTTCAAAGTTACCTGTTATCGTgagctatattcaatagctattagacctGTTCCTAACCACGACAA gcctgatgagtatcacgtagacgATACCGTTCTCCCACCAGCTGTAATTAGGgctccaccaggcaggaaaaagggaAAGCGTATTAAAAGTACATGGGAGAATAGTAGAAAATCTGttaagtgttcaaact GTATGTGTTTCAATCA GCTTGGACGTGCATCAGAAGGTGATACCGATGACATTGCCGTTCTTTCCACCAGTTATTATTTGAAAAGCTCACCACCAGCTATCAACATGTAG